The Dehalococcoidia bacterium genome window below encodes:
- a CDS encoding alpha/beta fold hydrolase, whose amino-acid sequence MATFVLVHGSFHGGWCWARVRPLLRALGHEVFTPTLTGLGDRAHAATRDTGLETHLLDLTQLLVFEDLSEVILVGHSYGCVLATALLHRVPERLAHIVYLDAGIPEEGQSAWDLFDEATRMSIRQRMAARGCDWLVPPPPLEALGITDAADAAWVAPRLTPMPLKAWTDPVRLGNPAAAAVPCSMIACTRGGARAVQTSRLQAIAARRGWPYFELESGHDAMVTHPLELSALLLAIAEQPRPAPSLAGLPLSAAARRGEATLGADLRAVIEERWERYRPALKRLGDR is encoded by the coding sequence GTGGCGACCTTCGTCCTCGTGCACGGCTCGTTTCATGGCGGCTGGTGCTGGGCGCGCGTCCGGCCGCTGCTGCGCGCGCTTGGCCACGAGGTGTTTACGCCGACCCTCACCGGCCTAGGCGACCGCGCCCACGCCGCAACGCGCGACACCGGGCTGGAAACGCATCTGCTCGATCTGACGCAGCTGCTCGTCTTTGAAGATCTCTCCGAAGTGATTCTCGTCGGCCACAGCTACGGCTGCGTTCTCGCCACCGCGCTGCTCCATCGGGTCCCCGAGCGGCTCGCGCATATCGTCTACCTCGACGCCGGCATTCCCGAGGAGGGGCAATCGGCGTGGGACCTCTTCGACGAGGCGACGCGAATGAGCATTCGCCAGCGAATGGCCGCGCGAGGATGCGACTGGCTGGTGCCGCCGCCTCCGCTCGAAGCGCTCGGCATCACCGACGCAGCGGATGCGGCTTGGGTCGCGCCGCGGCTGACGCCGATGCCGCTGAAAGCGTGGACCGACCCGGTGCGGCTCGGCAATCCCGCCGCAGCGGCGGTGCCCTGCTCGATGATCGCCTGCACGCGCGGCGGCGCGCGCGCCGTCCAGACTAGCCGACTCCAAGCGATCGCGGCGCGGCGCGGGTGGCCCTACTTCGAACTGGAGAGCGGTCACGATGCGATGGTGACCCATCCGCTGGAGCTGAGCGCGCTTCTGCTGGCGATCGCGGAGCAGCCAAGACCAGCACCGTCCCTCGCGGGCCTCCCGCTCTCTGCTGCTGCCCGCCGCGGCGAGGCGACCCTCGGCGCAGACTTGCGCGCCGTCATCGAAGAGCGGTGGGAGCGCTATCGCCCTGCGCTCAAGCGGCTGGGCGACCGCTGA
- a CDS encoding Fic family protein yields MGYRYLSADELVALQRRLGGSSDVDADRLDALVARPALAAQYDNADLIRQAALLVAGIVCLQPFPNGNRRLALVAGDLFIAINGFRLTADLLEFADQIVNLPAALEEAADTLEAWLRRRVRFDG; encoded by the coding sequence ATGGGATACCGCTATCTGTCGGCAGACGAACTCGTGGCGCTGCAGCGGCGGCTCGGCGGCAGCAGCGACGTCGATGCCGACCGGCTCGACGCCCTTGTCGCGCGGCCGGCGCTCGCCGCCCAGTACGATAACGCCGACCTCATTCGCCAAGCCGCCCTCCTTGTCGCAGGGATCGTCTGCCTCCAGCCGTTTCCGAACGGCAATCGGCGCCTTGCCCTTGTCGCCGGCGATCTCTTCATCGCAATCAACGGCTTCCGCCTCACCGCTGACCTCCTCGAATTCGCCGACCAGATCGTCAATCTCCCTGCCGCCCTCGAGGAGGCTGCCGATACGCTCGAGGCGTGGCTCCGCCGCCGCGTCCGCTTCGACGGCTGA
- a CDS encoding serine protease: MVSVDPAWRAAVPRVVLARGRDGRPLDPSTWGSGVVVGQRLAVTAFHVVALGTEFRLEFPGGPAIEARLAAAYPQSDIAFLAAAVDLPAAPRSLVLTPPPPGALCYVVGYRLGYPDPPAARTATLARIGGPLFLYQPYGVRAYPTLMVDSSAGGGDSGGALFDSQGGLLGVVVGGSDDLATGKRLTHVVPAALIHAAMAP, from the coding sequence GTGGTTTCGGTCGACCCGGCGTGGCGCGCGGCGGTGCCCCGCGTTGTCCTCGCTCGCGGCCGCGACGGCCGCCCCCTCGACCCCTCGACGTGGGGGTCGGGCGTGGTGGTCGGGCAGCGGCTCGCGGTGACGGCGTTTCATGTCGTGGCGCTCGGCACCGAGTTCCGCCTTGAGTTTCCGGGCGGGCCGGCGATCGAGGCGCGGCTGGCTGCTGCCTATCCGCAGTCGGATATCGCCTTTCTCGCCGCTGCGGTCGACCTGCCGGCTGCGCCGCGGTCGCTCGTTCTCACGCCCCCTCCGCCGGGCGCGCTCTGCTACGTTGTCGGCTACCGACTGGGATATCCGGACCCGCCCGCTGCGCGCACGGCGACGCTCGCGCGGATCGGGGGGCCGCTCTTCCTGTATCAGCCGTATGGAGTGCGTGCGTATCCAACGTTGATGGTCGACTCGTCAGCGGGGGGCGGCGATTCTGGCGGGGCGCTCTTCGATAGCCAGGGCGGGCTCCTCGGCGTCGTCGTCGGCGGCAGCGACGACCTCGCCACGGGCAAGCGCCTGACCCATGTCGTCCCCGCTGCGCTCATCCACGCGGCAATGGCCCCCTAG